The sequence ACTCTCTTGCAAAATTCTTCAAAATTCTTTAAACAATTTTCCCTCAAATTCGAACTTTGGTATCAGAGATTCTTCAGTCAAAAAGAAGAATGCGAAAATTTACATTCATATATGTAATCGACAAAAATGGCACGTGGAAATCACTTTCCCTCGTTGCCATCTCTAATTTGTaaaatggaaacaacataaagaaaagaaaaaaaaaaaggcttttaGTTTTATGTTGATCTGACTGCACTATATGATCAAACGGTCTAGAAGAAGCTGAAATCCGTGGGTGTACAAATAATTACTGGCTTTGGCGGGACTTTTATTtcaagcagagagagagagagagagagagagagagaggctatAAATTAGGTTAGGGcaccaaaaaattgaaaaattgaagtTTCAAAAAGTCATCTCTGTGAACATGTTGAGGGGAAGAGAAAGCTTGATCCGATTGGTGGGCAAACGCCGGCGCTTCCTTCCCCACCGTCAATCACTCCTCTCCTCCCCTACCCAGGTACCCATTACTCTcccaaattatatatataataaatatatattatcattttctcaacaaaaaaaacatttgttacTTTGTTTGTTTCCAGAACTCTGTGAATCTGTGCACTGATGAAAATGGTAAAATCACTGGACACATTGAGAGTGTTGTGTGTGGAGGGGTTGCAGATGATGAGAGAGTTACTTGCCCTGTTTGCGGCCGACAAGTCAGTGGTCAAAACAACATCATCAATTCTCATCTGGGTATCTTCTTAATCCTATCATTTCCCCCTTAAATAGGGAGACACTCAGCTGGTGTGGTGACTTAATTAGTTTGTTAAGACGAAAGGATGCTTCCTATGTTGTTTTCGTAACATCATCACCGTTATGCTTTTTTGGTTTCCCCATTTTAAAGGAGCCCCAAGGAGGTGGAAGTATTCAATGCTTCTGAATTTAAATGGGATATATATATTATCAGTTTGTACAGGATCCTCTAGGATATATGTTGTTTGGAGTTGGACTGTGTGGGAGGACTGTACTTGTTCTCGTATACTAAAAACATAACTAAAACAGCATCAAACCTTAATGAATACCAGCATTCCGGTCTAACCAAATACCTGAAGAAGATAAACCCCTGAATAGTGCAGTACCTACCTGTTTTCGttcattttacttttaaaacaaaaaagaaaaaagcttaGCTGGTTTCTCATAGTATGCGATAATAACGGCTCAGCCTTTTAATATTTCAGGAAATTGTATACTGCATTGTTATCCATATTCCCATTCCCTTaagataatttaaaattttgagttgTTAATTCCTGCAGTATGTAAGGTGTGTTAGATTAATACAGCCCAGTTTTCTGTAATGGGAATTGTATGATTTTGTTATCTAatatcctttattttattgtaaTGTTGTGTTTTCCATAATCTGAACTGGGTACTtattacttattttattttcttgtagaTGTGTGTCTATCAAGGGGAACCAAGCGGAAGCTGACCCAGCGCACACTTTTAGAGTTGAACTTTTGCCCAGATTCAAAAGTTCAAGCTCGTTCCCGTGACTTGGAAGAGTTAGGAAATGAGTTATTTCATACAGTCCATGATGACGGTAGTGTACAGAGTGTTCATGGTTTTTCTGATGACAGCCTCTGTGGTTCATTATTGAATTCAATGTCTGATATGCAAAATCAGGTTAATAGTCCATCTAGAAAACCAATCAGTAAGGATAGGGTAAGTGCCGCTTTTGATGCTCACTCACTGGCCCCGAAGAATGAGGTGATGGATTGTGACATGACAATCACAGAGGATGACATATGTAGGGTCATTCTTGAAACTTTTATTGTTGGCCGTAGATTTAGTGATGAAAATGAATTATATCTTGGTGCAAGCATTTCTCTTTTAAGAGACCCTGACAATGTTAAAGATCCCAATGCCATTAAGGTCTGTTCCCTTTTCCTGGGCTTTTTTGTTCCGGAATtgaaattttacattttttttattgttttagctagtctttaatttcaatttattaAGTTCTAACGAAGCACTAGATGGTCTTTTTGGGTTAGGTTATCTCTTCTGATTCAGGATGCCCTAAAGTGCTTGGTTTTCTCCCTCGCAAGCTGGCTCAGTATTTGTCTCCTCTGATGGAGAAGTACTGCCTACAGTTTGAGGTAATTCATATCTTTAGCAAGACAAAACATAGTCCCTAAACATCTGACCAACCATCTACTTTCTTATTTTCCACATTTACTTTTTGGTATTGCATGAATAAGGTGAAATTGCAGTGGTAGAGAATAACAAAAGGTTGATGACTATCTCATTCGTTTCTTTTGGAATTGGGAACAAATTCCCCGACACTAAGTGCGTCATATTTTTGTACACCTTCAAATTTCATCTAATTTTACTATAACATTATGTTTTTGATAAATGTTCCTCCAAAgaaccaaaaataaaagaatgagcATAAAAAATTGTGAGTTGTGACCCAGTGGATAAAGCTCTGATCCTTTTTCCTGTGTGATTACTTTCAGGGACGCGTGATCTCTGTTCCAAAGCACGCTATCGATGTTGTTCCTATAGAGATCATGTCCCAGAAGACTGAACCATGTAGTGCCAAGGAATATTATAATGATGAGGCCTTCGTATTTTTGTGGAAAAATGCCCAGCAAGTAATTGAATCTACAAAGTCCTGTCCACCTAGTGCCATAAAGTATCAGGAAAACTTTTGTGTTTTCATACATGAGGTTTTGAGAAACAATTCTCACCTCTTGATAGATGATGAAAAGAATTTCATGGGTATCAATCAATTGCTTGTGTTTTTGATTATAttattcttttctcaaaagttttTCTCACTACTGACAACTGTTATATGTATGCTGGCAGAGTTGTTTACTTCATTGACGGATGATAGTCAGAGGTTATTTGTACGGCTCTATATGCGAAAAGGTTTCTTATTTTTTAGATTAGTTTTATTCGGGTCATTGTTTTAGCTTTGCTGCTACTGTTGTATATTTGTGTGTCTTTTCATCTATTTGCCGTAAGAGATCTTGTGATTGTGGTTGAACATAAGCTAGCCTTGTTATCCACAATTTGCTTTTGGGTgatatctctttgttttgctggTCATAAACACGAAATGTGCACCAATATGCTACACAACGTAGCAAATGCTACTTCTCTCATGGGAATAAACTATGATTCTAAAAATCGTGCCACTGGACTAAGGCTCCTCTAATCCTTTTGTCCTTCCTTCCAAGTTCCCAAGGCAAGACAAGACCAGTGTCACAACTAATACATAACAAGAATTTGATTGCCTGTAACATCTAGTCATTACCTACTCCCTTGCTTCCTACATAGATGTAACTTAATAATACTCTATATAACCTAACATTTCTGGCAATGTGTGTTGGACTTTATGTTGTTACATCTCTCATTTTTTCCATGCACTGCTCCCGGTGACAGTTGAGTGGTCTGTACTATGGTGCTTAGGGTTTTATAATAAGCTTCTCTCCTGACTTCTAAATGGTTGTTTTTTTCTCTACTCTTTGAACTAACTTGCTATGGGTCATGATTTCTATAATGGTCACCAAATATTTCTTTCTAAGATTAGTCTGTGTAAAGGAAAAAACTTCATATTTTCCTTCTCTGCCCATCTTTCATTTCTAGATTGCGTTTCTTACTGGGATATCACTTTTACTTGTGGAACTATATTTCAGGTCATAGTTTTGAGCTGATACATGTGAAGGAATGTGTAATTATTTAAGGGATGATTATTTTCGTGGTAATTTTAACATTGCAATGGATAACTTATGCTATATGAAGCAGCTGACCAGGATATGTTATTATATGTACTTCTTTAGTTTTACTTCATCATGCTTCCCAATGATGCCACCACATCAAGACCCATCAAGACCCTTTCAACCTTGGACACAAGCCATTCCATTTCTTTGAGCTAGCACTAAAACGGCTATAACCAGTATAAGATTACCCAAAATATTTCACCAGAACCATGTTAAAGACTTAAAGATATCACCCACGTACATAATCCAAGTGAAACTAGAACATTTTCTGCCCTTTTCCTTGTTTGAAATCTGAAAAGTGATTTTTATGTTGGTCTTCCTGCTCAGGGCCATGGTTTCGGCTATCTTCTATTTCATACCCAGAAGTAACGGAACCTGAACAAGCAGTTAAAGAGCTATCTGGTAATGTAGTTGTATTAGTTGGATATGCTGTATGTTTTCTTTTCAAGATACCAGATTAAGGTTGATGGAAAATTTATTTGTCATCTTGCAGCTACAGGCTATACCTCTTGCTTTGGCATTACAAATGAACTTTGTGATGATGAAATAAAGGAGATTCTGCATTTGCTCACTGTATCTGAACTCCGGGAAATGTTATGCATGCTTAAGCAGGTTGGCATCTAAGATTATTCCTATAGAGATTTGTTGTGAATTGTTTGCATAAATTTCTTATAGATGCCATTTCATGGAAAGAAATCAAAGATTAGATCGAAGAGAATGAAACATGTGTGGTGGTAATTATAGTTGATCCTTTTGATCTTAAAGAAAGTATGAATACCTTGTTAAAATGTTCACCACAGCATTAAAATATTTCAT is a genomic window of Malus domestica chromosome 09, GDT2T_hap1 containing:
- the LOC103444119 gene encoding fanconi-associated nuclease 1 homolog isoform X3 produces the protein MLRGRESLIRLVGKRRRFLPHRQSLLSSPTQNSVNLCTDENGKITGHIESVVCGGVADDERVTCPVCGRQVSGQNNIINSHLDVCLSRGTKRKLTQRTLLELNFCPDSKVQARSRDLEELGNELFHTVHDDGSVQSVHGFSDDSLCGSLLNSMSDMQNQVNSPSRKPISKDRVSAAFDAHSLAPKNEVMDCDMTITEDDICRVILETFIVGRRFSDENELYLGASISLLRDPDNVKDPNAIKVISSDSGCPKVLGFLPRKLAQYLSPLMEKYCLQFEGRVISVPKHAIDVVPIEIMSQKTEPCSAKEYYNDEAFVFLWKNAQQVIESTKSCPPSAIKYQENFCVFIHEVLRNNSHLLIDDEKNFMELFTSLTDDSQRLFVRLYMRKGPWFRLSSISYPEVTEPEQAVKELSATGYTSCFGITNELCDDEIKEILHLLTVSELREMLCMLKQNGNRGMRKQDLIASLLSLYIDESCTLLPNMVLDRTGVCVRISSKAEALIWRAERLFFLNGEQDLSAFLLVDLGIVKYPTYKCTVSQQIFSGRDGLLAYEEAIEVAQIIDQALDGSNNGIVLKCIKIADARMSSEVTQFLTSESMAPFLSCFSAPHVYSKVVLLGISFLEREHRYSDAIYLLKRLLKCFTCDGRRGYWTLRLSIDLEQMGYLNESLSVAENGLLDQWVRAGSRVALQRRVLRLGKPPRRWKTPSFAESVKRKIVELGSCTRETSKFRDWYEEQVLWRRWRAMWGRAASVAALCWGRVAGCSFREWHLVDYFWASYVGYYIF